From the genome of Halobellus litoreus, one region includes:
- the lysA gene encoding diaminopimelate decarboxylase: MSEPGDGGPAVRRLAEWTESELVALAEEYGTPLYVVDLDRIEENSARLLDAFPDADVRYAVKAHTGQAVLRTVREAGLDAECASAGEVERAFDAGFTGDRVQYTAVNPPARDLDLVMERWREHPDLTVTVGAEDTVERLRERGFDGRLCVRANPGVGAGHHEKVSTGANAKFGIPIERVADLAEAWAADFDLVGVHAHAGSGISGEDLSAHRELVSRMGDLAREVESRVGELEFVDVGGGFGVPYREDEPPLDLDAVADATREALGVSDSNDRTGDDSLDATLAVEPGRYVVADAGVLLTTVNTVKEARDATVVGIDAGMTTLLRPAMYDAYHAIENLTAPADAAEIDATVAGPICESADVLCEHRSLPRPDRGDILAIGNAGAYGYEMSSTYNSRPRPAEVALSGTTVRLARRRETLTDLTGLEQ; the protein is encoded by the coding sequence ATGAGCGAGCCCGGCGACGGCGGGCCGGCGGTCCGCCGCCTCGCCGAGTGGACCGAGTCCGAACTCGTCGCGCTCGCCGAGGAGTACGGGACCCCGCTCTACGTCGTCGACCTCGACCGGATCGAGGAGAACTCTGCGCGACTCCTCGATGCGTTCCCCGACGCCGACGTCCGGTACGCGGTGAAGGCCCACACCGGCCAAGCGGTCCTGCGGACGGTCCGCGAGGCCGGGCTCGACGCCGAGTGCGCGTCGGCGGGCGAAGTCGAGCGCGCCTTCGACGCCGGGTTCACCGGTGACCGAGTCCAGTACACGGCGGTCAACCCGCCCGCTCGCGACCTCGATCTCGTGATGGAGCGCTGGCGCGAGCACCCGGACCTGACGGTCACCGTCGGCGCGGAAGACACCGTGGAACGGCTCCGCGAGCGCGGGTTCGACGGGCGGCTCTGCGTCCGCGCGAATCCGGGCGTCGGCGCGGGCCACCACGAGAAGGTGTCCACGGGCGCGAACGCCAAGTTCGGGATCCCGATCGAGCGCGTCGCGGATCTCGCGGAGGCCTGGGCGGCCGACTTCGACCTCGTCGGCGTCCACGCCCACGCCGGCAGCGGCATCTCCGGGGAGGACCTCTCGGCGCACCGGGAGTTAGTGAGTCGGATGGGCGACCTCGCGCGGGAGGTCGAATCCCGCGTGGGAGAACTCGAATTCGTCGACGTCGGCGGCGGCTTCGGCGTCCCGTACCGCGAGGACGAACCGCCGCTCGATCTGGACGCCGTCGCCGACGCGACCCGCGAGGCGCTCGGCGTCAGCGACTCGAACGATCGGACGGGGGACGATAGCCTGGACGCCACGCTGGCGGTCGAACCCGGTCGCTACGTCGTCGCCGACGCCGGCGTCCTCCTCACGACGGTCAACACCGTCAAGGAGGCCCGAGACGCCACGGTCGTCGGCATCGACGCCGGGATGACGACGCTGCTCCGCCCCGCGATGTACGACGCCTACCACGCGATCGAGAACCTCACCGCCCCCGCGGACGCCGCGGAGATCGACGCGACGGTAGCGGGACCTATATGTGAGTCGGCGGACGTACTGTGTGAGCACAGATCGCTTCCGCGGCCCGACCGAGGAGATATCCTCGCCATCGGGAACGCGGGCGCGTACGGATACGAGATGTCGAGCACCTACAACTCCCGGCCGCGACCGGCGGAGGTCGCGCTGTCCGGAACGACCGTTCGCCTCGCCCGACGGCGAGAGACCCTGACTGACCTGACCGGCCTGGAACAATGA
- a CDS encoding 2,3,4,5-tetrahydropyridine-2,6-dicarboxylate N-succinyltransferase, giving the protein MSLESDIENLWQRYQDDEVDAASAGSAARSTLDAFLEALETGDVRAAEQVGESGPDGWVVNEWVKRGILLNFGLRETLPREYGDVTYYDVLPLRSTTDLGGRGTRNTPDGTAIRRGAYLGSDCIMMSPSFVNVGAHVGDGTLVDSCDTVGSCAQLGEGVKLGANTLIGGVLEPVEDAPVIVEDGVSLGAGCRVTSGFHVGENTVVGENTLLSPRIPVYDLVEEEVIYGHLPSNRRAFTRYVESSLGDHDLFESGAYKPAVVALDIEDDTLDKTRREEALRE; this is encoded by the coding sequence ATGAGCCTCGAATCCGATATCGAGAACCTGTGGCAGCGCTACCAGGACGACGAGGTTGACGCCGCGAGCGCGGGGTCGGCCGCGCGCTCGACGCTCGACGCGTTCCTCGAAGCCCTCGAAACGGGCGACGTGCGGGCGGCCGAGCAGGTCGGCGAGAGCGGTCCCGACGGCTGGGTCGTCAACGAGTGGGTCAAGCGCGGCATCCTGCTGAACTTCGGCCTGCGCGAGACGCTTCCACGCGAGTACGGCGACGTCACCTACTACGACGTGCTCCCGCTCCGGTCGACGACGGACCTGGGCGGCCGTGGCACGCGCAACACGCCCGACGGGACGGCGATCCGACGCGGCGCGTACCTCGGTTCAGACTGCATTATGATGTCGCCGTCGTTCGTCAATGTCGGCGCGCACGTCGGCGACGGCACGCTCGTCGACTCCTGCGACACCGTCGGTTCCTGCGCCCAACTGGGCGAGGGCGTCAAGCTCGGCGCGAACACGCTGATCGGCGGCGTTCTCGAACCCGTCGAGGACGCGCCCGTGATCGTCGAGGACGGCGTCTCGCTCGGTGCGGGCTGTCGGGTCACCTCCGGCTTCCACGTCGGTGAGAACACGGTCGTCGGCGAGAACACGCTGCTCAGCCCCCGGATCCCGGTCTACGACCTCGTCGAGGAGGAGGTCATCTACGGACACCTTCCATCTAATCGCCGCGCGTTCACGCGCTACGTCGAGTCCTCGCTCGGCGACCACGACCTCTTCGAGTCGGGCGCGTACAAGCCCGCGGTCGTCGCCCTCGACATCGAGGACGACACGCTCGACAAGACCCGCCGCGAGGAGGCGCTGCGGGAATGA
- the dapB gene encoding 4-hydroxy-tetrahydrodipicolinate reductase codes for MGGTLTVAITGASGRMGGELLDAAAVHDDVGFVLAASRTPESVPSGDAPGAPDAVVRDADLGAALDEYDADVLVDFTVPDASLDYLRAAADNGVAVVVGTTGYDDEGAETLDAVADEVPFLRASNFSRGVAALRRAVREAVAALPGYDIEVTETHHNGKRDAPSGTALTILDDIDDARQNQDADRVHGRVGEQPREGDEIGVHARRAGDVTGEHEVLLAGNEEVLELTHRAGSRGIFAAGALDAAVWLAGRDAGRYDFDEVLDAGADDTDTDSR; via the coding sequence ATGGGCGGCACTCTGACCGTCGCGATCACCGGTGCGAGCGGCCGGATGGGCGGCGAACTGCTCGACGCCGCGGCCGTCCACGACGACGTGGGATTCGTGCTCGCGGCGAGCCGGACGCCCGAGAGCGTCCCGAGCGGCGACGCCCCCGGCGCGCCGGACGCGGTCGTCCGCGACGCCGACCTCGGCGCGGCGCTCGACGAGTACGACGCGGACGTCCTCGTCGACTTCACCGTTCCCGACGCAAGCCTGGACTACCTCCGCGCGGCCGCGGACAACGGCGTCGCCGTCGTCGTCGGCACGACCGGCTACGACGACGAGGGAGCGGAAACGCTCGACGCCGTCGCCGACGAGGTACCGTTCCTGCGGGCCTCGAACTTCTCGCGGGGCGTCGCCGCGCTCCGACGCGCGGTCCGCGAGGCGGTCGCGGCGCTCCCCGGCTACGACATCGAAGTGACTGAGACGCATCACAACGGCAAGCGCGACGCGCCTTCCGGAACCGCGCTCACCATCCTCGACGACATCGACGACGCGCGGCAGAATCAGGACGCCGACCGCGTCCACGGCCGCGTCGGCGAACAGCCGCGCGAGGGCGACGAAATCGGCGTCCACGCCCGTCGCGCGGGCGACGTGACCGGCGAGCACGAAGTCCTGCTCGCCGGTAACGAGGAGGTGCTCGAACTGACGCACCGCGCCGGGTCCCGCGGCATCTTCGCCGCGGGCGCGCTCGACGCGGCCGTCTGGCTGGCCGGCCGCGACGCCGGTCGCTACGATTTCGACGAAGTCTTGGACGCCGGCGCAGACGACACGGACACTGATTCACGATGA
- the dapA gene encoding 4-hydroxy-tetrahydrodipicolinate synthase has protein sequence MTDIDFTGVFPAMTTPFDQDGEIDHETLADDAQRLEAAGVAGLVPAGSTGESATLTHDEHIEVVETVVEAVDDVPVVAGSGSNSTREALNLSRRAADAGADALLLISPYYNKPEQAGLYEHFRTVADEVDLPQIVYNVPSRTGQNVEPETVADLAAHENVRAYKAASGDVAQISEVIEYTRDQDLAVLSGDDALTLPVCSLGGRGVISVAGNVEPERTVELVDAAIEGDLERARELHYELSPLFRQLFVETNPIPVKAAMAIRGHNSGALRPPLTEIEPENRADLERVLAELDGSETQREQTEAV, from the coding sequence ATGACAGACATCGACTTCACCGGCGTGTTCCCCGCGATGACCACGCCGTTCGACCAGGACGGAGAGATCGACCACGAAACGCTCGCAGACGACGCACAGCGGCTCGAAGCCGCCGGCGTCGCCGGCCTCGTGCCCGCCGGATCGACCGGCGAGAGCGCGACGCTGACCCACGACGAACACATCGAGGTCGTCGAGACGGTCGTCGAGGCCGTCGACGACGTCCCCGTCGTCGCGGGGTCGGGGTCGAACTCGACCCGCGAGGCGCTGAACCTCTCGCGACGCGCGGCCGACGCCGGCGCAGACGCGCTCCTTCTAATCTCCCCCTATTACAACAAGCCCGAACAGGCGGGCCTCTACGAGCACTTCCGGACGGTCGCCGACGAGGTCGATCTCCCGCAGATCGTCTACAACGTCCCGAGCCGAACGGGCCAGAACGTCGAACCCGAGACGGTCGCGGACCTGGCCGCTCACGAGAACGTCCGGGCGTACAAGGCGGCAAGCGGCGACGTCGCGCAGATCTCCGAAGTGATCGAGTACACGCGCGATCAGGACCTCGCCGTGCTCTCCGGCGACGACGCGCTCACGCTGCCGGTCTGCTCGCTCGGCGGCCGCGGCGTCATCTCCGTCGCCGGCAACGTCGAGCCCGAGCGGACCGTCGAACTGGTCGACGCCGCCATCGAAGGCGACCTCGAGCGCGCCAGAGAGCTCCACTACGAGCTCTCGCCGCTGTTCCGTCAGCTCTTCGTCGAGACCAACCCCATTCCGGTGAAGGCCGCGATGGCGATCCGCGGGCACAACTCCGGCGCGCTCCGGCCGCCGCTGACGGAGATCGAGCCGGAGAACCGCGCAGACCTCGAACGGGTCCTCGCGGAACTCGACGGGAGCGAGACGCAACGAGAGCAGACGGAGGCCGTCTAG
- a CDS encoding NYN domain-containing protein produces MTEIHPSQRVAMLADAQNLYHTAQSLYSRNIDYSALLEKGVAGRELTRAIAYVVRADSPDEESFFEALVDIGFEPKIKEIKTFGDGSKKADWDVGMSLDAVTLANHVDTVILCTGDGDFSRLCSHLRHEGVRVEVMAFRESTAEELIEATDTFIDLSERQETFLL; encoded by the coding sequence ATGACCGAGATTCACCCGAGTCAGCGGGTGGCGATGCTCGCCGACGCACAGAACCTCTATCACACGGCTCAGAGCCTCTACTCGCGGAATATCGACTACTCTGCGCTCTTAGAGAAGGGCGTGGCGGGGCGGGAACTCACCCGTGCGATCGCGTACGTCGTCCGCGCGGACTCGCCCGACGAGGAGAGTTTCTTCGAGGCGCTCGTCGACATCGGCTTCGAGCCGAAGATCAAGGAGATCAAGACGTTCGGCGACGGGTCGAAGAAGGCCGACTGGGACGTGGGAATGAGCCTCGACGCCGTCACGCTCGCGAACCACGTCGATACCGTGATCCTCTGCACGGGCGACGGCGACTTCTCCCGACTCTGCTCGCACCTCCGCCACGAGGGCGTCCGCGTCGAGGTGATGGCGTTCAGGGAATCGACCGCCGAGGAACTGATCGAGGCGACGGACACCTTCATCGACCTCTCGGAGCGCCAGGAGACGTTCCTGCTCTAG